One Esox lucius isolate fEsoLuc1 chromosome 1, fEsoLuc1.pri, whole genome shotgun sequence genomic region harbors:
- the lrch3 gene encoding DISP complex protein LRCH3 isoform X4 — MAASVLLSAENTGPTFVVGNSGAVGAPGNGIGAPGPSSWNRSLDRALEEASATGCLNLSGRKLKEFPRSAANHDLTDTTRADLSRNRLPDLPVEVCMFVSLEHLNLYQNCLRTLPESLLNLQALTYLNISRNQLSTLPGPVCSLPLKVLIACNNKLVSLPEEIGQLRLLTELDVSCNEIQTLPPQVGRLDSLRDINIRRNHLARLPPELAELPLVRLDFSCNKVTSIPVCYRNLRHLQSIVLDNNPLQNPPAQICIKGKIHIFKYLNNEASKTTPELPDYDRRPLAFGSCVEDLCHGRPYGALDSGFNSVDSGDKRWSGNEQKVLSASQMTDRQSSKRSKPFNFETGVSPKLCCINSPAEELTDLPLRVAEITKEQRLRREREEYRTTGSHPVTNGTLEAELEQIDFIDSCTGEEDDEEGRRGGADTISLSSQFMAYIERRITKEGSPVKTNSYRDSRTDDPMRHSLQNRTAHDPASHSQRVTGVGTGPGMERVRREAQLAALRYEEERQKSRPVQRDAVMTYVKHKASFSPTKLSPTDSENTYPSRRSTHTDDSALFMSEYQPLMVFEIDTDTNTIKRRPGTHKQSLSGSGMSIDGCLSHPADIAPSCLLQQGEDRSSSLSPTALQSPSYPGSIAPPPSRGASLRPESFLFRLNQREEKRRGDGATPCPDHEEVTATQPPGPLGEEATATQPPGREEAALVEQLRKNIESRLKVSLPSDLGAALTDGVVLCHLANHVRPRSVPSIHVPSPAVPKLTMAKCRRNVENFLEACRRIGVPQTQLCLPLHILEERGLPHVAGTVHALLELAPPRHTPSPSSATTTNPLAK, encoded by the exons ATGGCGGCCTCGGTGTTGCTGTCTGCGGAGAACACCGGACCGACTTTTGTGGTCGGCAATTCTGGAGCAGTAGGGGCTCCCGGTAATGGAATAGGAGCACCGGGTCCTTCGTCTTGGAATAGATCATTGGACAGGGCACTAGAGGAAGCATCGGCAACTGGTTGCCTCAACCTCAGCGGCAGGAAACTGAAGGAGTTCCCGAGGAGCGCCGCCAACCACGACCTCACTGATACGACTCGGGCCG ACCTGTCCCGTAACCGTCTGCCAGACCTGCCGGTGgaggtgtgtatgtttgtgtcccTGGAGCACCTGAACCTCTACCAGAACTGCCTGCGCACGTTGCCTGAGAGTCTGCTAAACCTCCAGGCACTCACCTACCTGAACATAAG TCGGAACCAGTTGTCAACCCTGCCTGGTCCGGTGTGCAGTCTACCATTGAAGGTCCTGATCGCCTGTAACAACAAGCTGGTCTCCCTTCCCGAAGAGATCGGCCAACTACGACTGCTCACAGAACTA GACGTGAGTTGTAATGAGAtccagacacttcctcctcAGGTTGGCCGGCTGGACTCGCTACGAGACATCAACATCCGCCGCAATCATCTGGCTCGCCTGCCCCCAG AGTTGGCCGAGTTGCCTCTTGTGCGTCTGGACTTCTCTTGTAACAAGGTGACGTCCATCCCTGTGTGTTACCGCAACCTCCGCCACCTCCAGAGCATTGTGCTGGACAACAACCCACTACAGAACCCACCCGCACAG ATTTGTATAAAGGGGAAGATCCATATATTTAAGTATCTAAACAATGAGGCCAGCAAGACAACGCCTGAGCTCCCAGACTATGACCGCAGACCACTTGCCTTCGGATCCtg CGTGGAGGATCTGTGCCATGGCCGGCCATACGGAGCTCTGGACTCTGGCTTCAACAGCGTGGACAGCGGAGACAAGAGGTGGTCTGGCAATGAG CAGAAGGTTCTGAGTGCGTCCCAAATGACAGACCGTCAGAGTTCCAAGCGGTCAAAACCATTCAATTTTGAGACGGGGGTGTCACCAAAGCTCTGTTGTATCAATTCG CCCGCTGAGGAGTTGACAGACCTGCCACTGCGTGTGGCGGAGATCACCAAAGAGCAGAGACtgcggagggagagagaggagtacaGGACGACTGGCTCTCATCCCGTGACCAACGGCACAT TGGAGGCTGAGCTGGAGCAGATAGACTTCATAGACAGCTGTACAGGAGAAGAGGATGACGAAGAGGGTAGGAGAGGAGGAGCCGATACCATCAGCCTTAGCTCCCAGTTCATGGCTTACATTGAGCGCCGCATCACAAAAGAG GGCTCTCCAGTCAAGACTAACTCCTACAGAGACTCAAGGACAGATGACCCTATGCGGCATTCTCTTCAGAACAG GACTGCCCATGATCCAGCCTCTCACAGTCAG AGAGTGACAGGGGTGGGCACGGGGCCTGGCATGGAGCGCGTGCGACGGGAGGCCCAGTTGGCTGCCCTGCGGTATGAAGAGGAAAGGCAGAAGTCACGCCCTGTGCAGCGGGACGCCGTCATGACCTATGTCAAG CACAAAGCGTCTTTTAGCCCCACCAAGTTGAGTCCCACAGACAGTGAG aACACGTACCCTTCCAGGCGCTCCACCCACACGGATGACTCGGCCCTCTTCATG AGCGAGTACCAGCCTCTCATGGTGTTTGAGATAGACACTGACACCAACACTATAAAGAGGAGGCCTGGCACTCACAAGCAG TCTCTTTCTGGGTCTGGGATGTCCATAGATGGCTGTCTCTCTCATCCTGCTGATATCGCCCCCTCCTGTCTACTGCAG CAGGGTGAGGACCGTTCATCCTCTCTGTCACCCACAG CCCTTCAATCACCTTCTTACCCGGGGTCTATTGCCCCGCCCCCCTCCCGGGGGGCTTCCCTGCGGCCTGAAAGCTTCCTGTTTCGCCTCAACCAgagggaagagaagaggagag GAGATGGTGCGACTCCTTGCCCAGACCACGAAGAGGTGACTGCTACACAACCTCCGGGGCCCCTGGGAGAAGAGGCGACCGCTACGCAACCTCCGGGGCGAGAAGAGGCTGCTCTGGTGGAACAACTGCGGAAG AACATCGAGTCTCGTCTGAAAGTGTCCTTGCCCAGTGACTTGGGAGCAGCACTGACCGATGGGGTCGTGCTCTGCCATCTAGCCAATCACGTGCGACCCCGATCCGTACCCAGCATCCACGTTCCCTCCCCTGCGGTG CCCAAACTCACGATGGCTAAGTGTAGGCGAAACGTGGAGAACTTCCTGGAGGCATGTCGCAGGATTGGGGTTCCACAG ACCCAGCTGTGCCTGCCTCTCCACATCCTGGAGGAGAGAGGGCTCCCGCACGTGGCTGGGACAGTACATGCTCTCCTGGAGTTGGCCCCGCCAAGACACACCCCTTCCCCCTCCAgtgccaccaccaccaaccctcTGGCCAAGTAG
- the lrch3 gene encoding DISP complex protein LRCH3 isoform X14: MAASVLLSAENTGPTFVVGNSGAVGAPGNGIGAPGPSSWNRSLDRALEEASATGCLNLSGRKLKEFPRSAANHDLTDTTRADLSRNRLPDLPVEVCMFVSLEHLNLYQNCLRTLPESLLNLQALTYLNISRNQLSTLPGPVCSLPLKVLIACNNKLVSLPEEIGQLRLLTELDVSCNEIQTLPPQVGRLDSLRDINIRRNHLARLPPELAELPLVRLDFSCNKVTSIPVCYRNLRHLQSIVLDNNPLQNPPAQICIKGKIHIFKYLNNEASKTTPELPDYDRRPLAFGSCVEDLCHGRPYGALDSGFNSVDSGDKRWSGNEPAEELTDLPLRVAEITKEQRLRREREEYRTTGSHPVTNGTLEAELEQIDFIDSCTGEEDDEEGRRGGADTISLSSQFMAYIERRITKEGSPVKTNSYRDSRTDDPMRHSLQNRTAHDPASHSQRVTGVGTGPGMERVRREAQLAALRYEEERQKSRPVQRDAVMTYVKHKASFSPTKLSPTDSENTYPSRRSTHTDDSALFMSEYQPLMVFEIDTDTNTIKRRPGTHKQSLSGSGMSIDGCLSHPADIAPSCLLQQGEDRSSSLSPTALQSPSYPGSIAPPPSRGASLRPESFLFRLNQREEKRRGDGATPCPDHEEVTATQPPGPLGEEATATQPPGREEAALVEQLRKNIESRLKVSLPSDLGAALTDGVVLCHLANHVRPRSVPSIHVPSPAVPKLTMAKCRRNVENFLEACRRIGVPQTQLCLPLHILEERGLPHVAGTVHALLELAPPRHTPSPSSATTTNPLAK; this comes from the exons ATGGCGGCCTCGGTGTTGCTGTCTGCGGAGAACACCGGACCGACTTTTGTGGTCGGCAATTCTGGAGCAGTAGGGGCTCCCGGTAATGGAATAGGAGCACCGGGTCCTTCGTCTTGGAATAGATCATTGGACAGGGCACTAGAGGAAGCATCGGCAACTGGTTGCCTCAACCTCAGCGGCAGGAAACTGAAGGAGTTCCCGAGGAGCGCCGCCAACCACGACCTCACTGATACGACTCGGGCCG ACCTGTCCCGTAACCGTCTGCCAGACCTGCCGGTGgaggtgtgtatgtttgtgtcccTGGAGCACCTGAACCTCTACCAGAACTGCCTGCGCACGTTGCCTGAGAGTCTGCTAAACCTCCAGGCACTCACCTACCTGAACATAAG TCGGAACCAGTTGTCAACCCTGCCTGGTCCGGTGTGCAGTCTACCATTGAAGGTCCTGATCGCCTGTAACAACAAGCTGGTCTCCCTTCCCGAAGAGATCGGCCAACTACGACTGCTCACAGAACTA GACGTGAGTTGTAATGAGAtccagacacttcctcctcAGGTTGGCCGGCTGGACTCGCTACGAGACATCAACATCCGCCGCAATCATCTGGCTCGCCTGCCCCCAG AGTTGGCCGAGTTGCCTCTTGTGCGTCTGGACTTCTCTTGTAACAAGGTGACGTCCATCCCTGTGTGTTACCGCAACCTCCGCCACCTCCAGAGCATTGTGCTGGACAACAACCCACTACAGAACCCACCCGCACAG ATTTGTATAAAGGGGAAGATCCATATATTTAAGTATCTAAACAATGAGGCCAGCAAGACAACGCCTGAGCTCCCAGACTATGACCGCAGACCACTTGCCTTCGGATCCtg CGTGGAGGATCTGTGCCATGGCCGGCCATACGGAGCTCTGGACTCTGGCTTCAACAGCGTGGACAGCGGAGACAAGAGGTGGTCTGGCAATGAG CCCGCTGAGGAGTTGACAGACCTGCCACTGCGTGTGGCGGAGATCACCAAAGAGCAGAGACtgcggagggagagagaggagtacaGGACGACTGGCTCTCATCCCGTGACCAACGGCACAT TGGAGGCTGAGCTGGAGCAGATAGACTTCATAGACAGCTGTACAGGAGAAGAGGATGACGAAGAGGGTAGGAGAGGAGGAGCCGATACCATCAGCCTTAGCTCCCAGTTCATGGCTTACATTGAGCGCCGCATCACAAAAGAG GGCTCTCCAGTCAAGACTAACTCCTACAGAGACTCAAGGACAGATGACCCTATGCGGCATTCTCTTCAGAACAG GACTGCCCATGATCCAGCCTCTCACAGTCAG AGAGTGACAGGGGTGGGCACGGGGCCTGGCATGGAGCGCGTGCGACGGGAGGCCCAGTTGGCTGCCCTGCGGTATGAAGAGGAAAGGCAGAAGTCACGCCCTGTGCAGCGGGACGCCGTCATGACCTATGTCAAG CACAAAGCGTCTTTTAGCCCCACCAAGTTGAGTCCCACAGACAGTGAG aACACGTACCCTTCCAGGCGCTCCACCCACACGGATGACTCGGCCCTCTTCATG AGCGAGTACCAGCCTCTCATGGTGTTTGAGATAGACACTGACACCAACACTATAAAGAGGAGGCCTGGCACTCACAAGCAG TCTCTTTCTGGGTCTGGGATGTCCATAGATGGCTGTCTCTCTCATCCTGCTGATATCGCCCCCTCCTGTCTACTGCAG CAGGGTGAGGACCGTTCATCCTCTCTGTCACCCACAG CCCTTCAATCACCTTCTTACCCGGGGTCTATTGCCCCGCCCCCCTCCCGGGGGGCTTCCCTGCGGCCTGAAAGCTTCCTGTTTCGCCTCAACCAgagggaagagaagaggagag GAGATGGTGCGACTCCTTGCCCAGACCACGAAGAGGTGACTGCTACACAACCTCCGGGGCCCCTGGGAGAAGAGGCGACCGCTACGCAACCTCCGGGGCGAGAAGAGGCTGCTCTGGTGGAACAACTGCGGAAG AACATCGAGTCTCGTCTGAAAGTGTCCTTGCCCAGTGACTTGGGAGCAGCACTGACCGATGGGGTCGTGCTCTGCCATCTAGCCAATCACGTGCGACCCCGATCCGTACCCAGCATCCACGTTCCCTCCCCTGCGGTG CCCAAACTCACGATGGCTAAGTGTAGGCGAAACGTGGAGAACTTCCTGGAGGCATGTCGCAGGATTGGGGTTCCACAG ACCCAGCTGTGCCTGCCTCTCCACATCCTGGAGGAGAGAGGGCTCCCGCACGTGGCTGGGACAGTACATGCTCTCCTGGAGTTGGCCCCGCCAAGACACACCCCTTCCCCCTCCAgtgccaccaccaccaaccctcTGGCCAAGTAG
- the lrch3 gene encoding DISP complex protein LRCH3 isoform X8 yields MAASVLLSAENTGPTFVVGNSGAVGAPGNGIGAPGPSSWNRSLDRALEEASATGCLNLSGRKLKEFPRSAANHDLTDTTRADLSRNRLPDLPVEVCMFVSLEHLNLYQNCLRTLPESLLNLQALTYLNISRNQLSTLPGPVCSLPLKVLIACNNKLVSLPEEIGQLRLLTELDVSCNEIQTLPPQVGRLDSLRDINIRRNHLARLPPELAELPLVRLDFSCNKVTSIPVCYRNLRHLQSIVLDNNPLQNPPAQICIKGKIHIFKYLNNEASKTTPELPDYDRRPLAFGSCVEDLCHGRPYGALDSGFNSVDSGDKRWSGNEQKVLSASQMTDRQSSKRSKPFNFETGVSPKLCCINSPAEELTDLPLRVAEITKEQRLRREREEYRTTGSHPVTNGTLEAELEQIDFIDSCTGEEDDEEGRRGGADTISLSSQFMAYIERRITKEGSPVKTNSYRDSRTDDPMRHSLQNRTAHDPASHSQRVTGVGTGPGMERVRREAQLAALRYEEERQKSRPVQRDAVMTYVKHKASFSPTKLSPTDSENTYPSRRSTHTDDSALFMSEYQPLMVFEIDTDTNTIKRRPGTHKQSLSGSGMSIDGCLSHPADIAPSCLLQGEDRSSSLSPTGDGATPCPDHEEVTATQPPGPLGEEATATQPPGREEAALVEQLRKNIESRLKVSLPSDLGAALTDGVVLCHLANHVRPRSVPSIHVPSPAVPKLTMAKCRRNVENFLEACRRIGVPQDGLCTAGEVLEGQWGPCVYRTLGTLLSVAPRPLLMSPPPGQLAGFALFYLAVMSVLCALYCHLLPRL; encoded by the exons ATGGCGGCCTCGGTGTTGCTGTCTGCGGAGAACACCGGACCGACTTTTGTGGTCGGCAATTCTGGAGCAGTAGGGGCTCCCGGTAATGGAATAGGAGCACCGGGTCCTTCGTCTTGGAATAGATCATTGGACAGGGCACTAGAGGAAGCATCGGCAACTGGTTGCCTCAACCTCAGCGGCAGGAAACTGAAGGAGTTCCCGAGGAGCGCCGCCAACCACGACCTCACTGATACGACTCGGGCCG ACCTGTCCCGTAACCGTCTGCCAGACCTGCCGGTGgaggtgtgtatgtttgtgtcccTGGAGCACCTGAACCTCTACCAGAACTGCCTGCGCACGTTGCCTGAGAGTCTGCTAAACCTCCAGGCACTCACCTACCTGAACATAAG TCGGAACCAGTTGTCAACCCTGCCTGGTCCGGTGTGCAGTCTACCATTGAAGGTCCTGATCGCCTGTAACAACAAGCTGGTCTCCCTTCCCGAAGAGATCGGCCAACTACGACTGCTCACAGAACTA GACGTGAGTTGTAATGAGAtccagacacttcctcctcAGGTTGGCCGGCTGGACTCGCTACGAGACATCAACATCCGCCGCAATCATCTGGCTCGCCTGCCCCCAG AGTTGGCCGAGTTGCCTCTTGTGCGTCTGGACTTCTCTTGTAACAAGGTGACGTCCATCCCTGTGTGTTACCGCAACCTCCGCCACCTCCAGAGCATTGTGCTGGACAACAACCCACTACAGAACCCACCCGCACAG ATTTGTATAAAGGGGAAGATCCATATATTTAAGTATCTAAACAATGAGGCCAGCAAGACAACGCCTGAGCTCCCAGACTATGACCGCAGACCACTTGCCTTCGGATCCtg CGTGGAGGATCTGTGCCATGGCCGGCCATACGGAGCTCTGGACTCTGGCTTCAACAGCGTGGACAGCGGAGACAAGAGGTGGTCTGGCAATGAG CAGAAGGTTCTGAGTGCGTCCCAAATGACAGACCGTCAGAGTTCCAAGCGGTCAAAACCATTCAATTTTGAGACGGGGGTGTCACCAAAGCTCTGTTGTATCAATTCG CCCGCTGAGGAGTTGACAGACCTGCCACTGCGTGTGGCGGAGATCACCAAAGAGCAGAGACtgcggagggagagagaggagtacaGGACGACTGGCTCTCATCCCGTGACCAACGGCACAT TGGAGGCTGAGCTGGAGCAGATAGACTTCATAGACAGCTGTACAGGAGAAGAGGATGACGAAGAGGGTAGGAGAGGAGGAGCCGATACCATCAGCCTTAGCTCCCAGTTCATGGCTTACATTGAGCGCCGCATCACAAAAGAG GGCTCTCCAGTCAAGACTAACTCCTACAGAGACTCAAGGACAGATGACCCTATGCGGCATTCTCTTCAGAACAG GACTGCCCATGATCCAGCCTCTCACAGTCAG AGAGTGACAGGGGTGGGCACGGGGCCTGGCATGGAGCGCGTGCGACGGGAGGCCCAGTTGGCTGCCCTGCGGTATGAAGAGGAAAGGCAGAAGTCACGCCCTGTGCAGCGGGACGCCGTCATGACCTATGTCAAG CACAAAGCGTCTTTTAGCCCCACCAAGTTGAGTCCCACAGACAGTGAG aACACGTACCCTTCCAGGCGCTCCACCCACACGGATGACTCGGCCCTCTTCATG AGCGAGTACCAGCCTCTCATGGTGTTTGAGATAGACACTGACACCAACACTATAAAGAGGAGGCCTGGCACTCACAAGCAG TCTCTTTCTGGGTCTGGGATGTCCATAGATGGCTGTCTCTCTCATCCTGCTGATATCGCCCCCTCCTGTCTACTGCAG GGTGAGGACCGTTCATCCTCTCTGTCACCCACAG GAGATGGTGCGACTCCTTGCCCAGACCACGAAGAGGTGACTGCTACACAACCTCCGGGGCCCCTGGGAGAAGAGGCGACCGCTACGCAACCTCCGGGGCGAGAAGAGGCTGCTCTGGTGGAACAACTGCGGAAG AACATCGAGTCTCGTCTGAAAGTGTCCTTGCCCAGTGACTTGGGAGCAGCACTGACCGATGGGGTCGTGCTCTGCCATCTAGCCAATCACGTGCGACCCCGATCCGTACCCAGCATCCACGTTCCCTCCCCTGCGGTG CCCAAACTCACGATGGCTAAGTGTAGGCGAAACGTGGAGAACTTCCTGGAGGCATGTCGCAGGATTGGGGTTCCACAG GACGGTCTTTGCACAGCGGGGGAGGTTCTGGAGGGCCAGTGGGGTCCCTGCGTCTACAGGACACTCGGGACCCTGCTCTCCGTGGCTCCTCGCCCCCTGCTCATGTCACCTCCGCCGGGCCAACTGGCCGGCTTTGCCCTCTTCTACCTGGCCGTCATGTCCGTTCTGTGCGCCCTTTACTGCCACCTGCTGCCCCGCCTCTGA
- the lrch3 gene encoding DISP complex protein LRCH3 isoform X12 translates to MAASVLLSAENTGPTFVVGNSGAVGAPGNGIGAPGPSSWNRSLDRALEEASATGCLNLSGRKLKEFPRSAANHDLTDTTRADLSRNRLPDLPVEVCMFVSLEHLNLYQNCLRTLPESLLNLQALTYLNISRNQLSTLPGPVCSLPLKVLIACNNKLVSLPEEIGQLRLLTELDVSCNEIQTLPPQVGRLDSLRDINIRRNHLARLPPELAELPLVRLDFSCNKVTSIPVCYRNLRHLQSIVLDNNPLQNPPAQICIKGKIHIFKYLNNEASKTTPELPDYDRRPLAFGSCVEDLCHGRPYGALDSGFNSVDSGDKRWSGNEQKVLSASQMTDRQSSKRSKPFNFETGVSPKLCCINSPAEELTDLPLRVAEITKEQRLRREREEYRTTGSHPVTNGTLEAELEQIDFIDSCTGEEDDEEGRRGGADTISLSSQFMAYIERRITKEGSPVKTNSYRDSRTDDPMRHSLQNRTAHDPASHSQRVTGVGTGPGMERVRREAQLAALRYEEERQKSRPVQRDAVMTYVKHKASFSPTKLSPTDSENTYPSRRSTHTDDSALFMQGEDRSSSLSPTGDGATPCPDHEEVTATQPPGPLGEEATATQPPGREEAALVEQLRKNIESRLKVSLPSDLGAALTDGVVLCHLANHVRPRSVPSIHVPSPAVPKLTMAKCRRNVENFLEACRRIGVPQDGLCTAGEVLEGQWGPCVYRTLGTLLSVAPRPLLMSPPPGQLAGFALFYLAVMSVLCALYCHLLPRL, encoded by the exons ATGGCGGCCTCGGTGTTGCTGTCTGCGGAGAACACCGGACCGACTTTTGTGGTCGGCAATTCTGGAGCAGTAGGGGCTCCCGGTAATGGAATAGGAGCACCGGGTCCTTCGTCTTGGAATAGATCATTGGACAGGGCACTAGAGGAAGCATCGGCAACTGGTTGCCTCAACCTCAGCGGCAGGAAACTGAAGGAGTTCCCGAGGAGCGCCGCCAACCACGACCTCACTGATACGACTCGGGCCG ACCTGTCCCGTAACCGTCTGCCAGACCTGCCGGTGgaggtgtgtatgtttgtgtcccTGGAGCACCTGAACCTCTACCAGAACTGCCTGCGCACGTTGCCTGAGAGTCTGCTAAACCTCCAGGCACTCACCTACCTGAACATAAG TCGGAACCAGTTGTCAACCCTGCCTGGTCCGGTGTGCAGTCTACCATTGAAGGTCCTGATCGCCTGTAACAACAAGCTGGTCTCCCTTCCCGAAGAGATCGGCCAACTACGACTGCTCACAGAACTA GACGTGAGTTGTAATGAGAtccagacacttcctcctcAGGTTGGCCGGCTGGACTCGCTACGAGACATCAACATCCGCCGCAATCATCTGGCTCGCCTGCCCCCAG AGTTGGCCGAGTTGCCTCTTGTGCGTCTGGACTTCTCTTGTAACAAGGTGACGTCCATCCCTGTGTGTTACCGCAACCTCCGCCACCTCCAGAGCATTGTGCTGGACAACAACCCACTACAGAACCCACCCGCACAG ATTTGTATAAAGGGGAAGATCCATATATTTAAGTATCTAAACAATGAGGCCAGCAAGACAACGCCTGAGCTCCCAGACTATGACCGCAGACCACTTGCCTTCGGATCCtg CGTGGAGGATCTGTGCCATGGCCGGCCATACGGAGCTCTGGACTCTGGCTTCAACAGCGTGGACAGCGGAGACAAGAGGTGGTCTGGCAATGAG CAGAAGGTTCTGAGTGCGTCCCAAATGACAGACCGTCAGAGTTCCAAGCGGTCAAAACCATTCAATTTTGAGACGGGGGTGTCACCAAAGCTCTGTTGTATCAATTCG CCCGCTGAGGAGTTGACAGACCTGCCACTGCGTGTGGCGGAGATCACCAAAGAGCAGAGACtgcggagggagagagaggagtacaGGACGACTGGCTCTCATCCCGTGACCAACGGCACAT TGGAGGCTGAGCTGGAGCAGATAGACTTCATAGACAGCTGTACAGGAGAAGAGGATGACGAAGAGGGTAGGAGAGGAGGAGCCGATACCATCAGCCTTAGCTCCCAGTTCATGGCTTACATTGAGCGCCGCATCACAAAAGAG GGCTCTCCAGTCAAGACTAACTCCTACAGAGACTCAAGGACAGATGACCCTATGCGGCATTCTCTTCAGAACAG GACTGCCCATGATCCAGCCTCTCACAGTCAG AGAGTGACAGGGGTGGGCACGGGGCCTGGCATGGAGCGCGTGCGACGGGAGGCCCAGTTGGCTGCCCTGCGGTATGAAGAGGAAAGGCAGAAGTCACGCCCTGTGCAGCGGGACGCCGTCATGACCTATGTCAAG CACAAAGCGTCTTTTAGCCCCACCAAGTTGAGTCCCACAGACAGTGAG aACACGTACCCTTCCAGGCGCTCCACCCACACGGATGACTCGGCCCTCTTCATG CAGGGTGAGGACCGTTCATCCTCTCTGTCACCCACAG GAGATGGTGCGACTCCTTGCCCAGACCACGAAGAGGTGACTGCTACACAACCTCCGGGGCCCCTGGGAGAAGAGGCGACCGCTACGCAACCTCCGGGGCGAGAAGAGGCTGCTCTGGTGGAACAACTGCGGAAG AACATCGAGTCTCGTCTGAAAGTGTCCTTGCCCAGTGACTTGGGAGCAGCACTGACCGATGGGGTCGTGCTCTGCCATCTAGCCAATCACGTGCGACCCCGATCCGTACCCAGCATCCACGTTCCCTCCCCTGCGGTG CCCAAACTCACGATGGCTAAGTGTAGGCGAAACGTGGAGAACTTCCTGGAGGCATGTCGCAGGATTGGGGTTCCACAG GACGGTCTTTGCACAGCGGGGGAGGTTCTGGAGGGCCAGTGGGGTCCCTGCGTCTACAGGACACTCGGGACCCTGCTCTCCGTGGCTCCTCGCCCCCTGCTCATGTCACCTCCGCCGGGCCAACTGGCCGGCTTTGCCCTCTTCTACCTGGCCGTCATGTCCGTTCTGTGCGCCCTTTACTGCCACCTGCTGCCCCGCCTCTGA